The following are from one region of the Hydrogenophaga sp. BPS33 genome:
- the mutS gene encoding DNA mismatch repair protein MutS yields MKKDFSDSPSAPADLSAHTPMMQQYLGLKAGHPNTLLFYRMGDFYELFYADAEKAARLLDITLTQRGQSAGQPVVMAGVPFHSVDTYLARLIKLGESVAICEQVGDPATSKGPVERKVVRVVTPGTLTDSELLSDKTEAVLMAVHPGARTGCGLAWMSVTQGIVFLAQCASDELADWVARVSPGELLYSAETTPAFEKSVQALAAQSGSNGGRLVAVLRPAWAFDAALGQRKLLEQLQAASLAAWDAQDLPDAHAAAAALLSYAEHTQGRALTHVARLQVARSGERIDLPLNTRRNLELTQTLRGETSPTLFSLLDVCCTGMGSRALRSWLLEPKRERSEARARLAAIDTLRGGLWQALRQSLKGSSDVERITARTALRQVKPRELVGLGQTLERAQQLAQQLGQQTGGLLLDSIATHLTPPEGCAALLRDALLPEPAALVRDGGVIADGFDAELDELRNIQTHSDAFLIELEQRERARTGIANLRVQFNKVHGFYIEVTQGQASKVPDDYRRRQTLKNAERFITPELKAFEDKALSAQDRALAREKWLYEHLLDELQGFIAPLTQLARAMAELDALCALTERALTLNWCAPQFVPEPCIDIRGGRHPVVEARLNETSGGSFIANDTVLGPKQRMQVITGPNMGGKSTYMRQVAVIVLLASMGSHVPATACRLGPIDAIHTRIGAADDLANAQSTFMVEMTEAAQILNAATPESLVLMDEIGRGTSTFDGLALAGGIAAHLHEKSRAFTLFATHYFELTEFPASHHHAVNVHVSAVEAGGRNGGGIVFLHQIEQGPASRSYGIQVARLAGVPSGVVQHARHALAALEAQSEESRSQVDLFAPPPATLEPEAHPLQAAMAQIDPDTLSPREALEQLYTLKKLATSS; encoded by the coding sequence ATGAAAAAGGATTTTTCCGACAGCCCGTCCGCTCCGGCAGACCTGTCCGCGCACACGCCGATGATGCAGCAGTACCTCGGCCTCAAGGCCGGGCACCCGAACACGCTGCTGTTCTACCGCATGGGCGACTTCTACGAGCTGTTCTACGCCGATGCCGAGAAGGCCGCGCGCCTGCTCGACATCACGCTCACCCAGCGCGGCCAATCGGCCGGCCAGCCGGTGGTGATGGCCGGCGTGCCCTTCCACTCGGTCGACACCTACCTCGCACGCCTGATCAAGCTGGGCGAATCGGTGGCCATCTGCGAACAGGTGGGCGACCCGGCCACGTCCAAGGGGCCGGTGGAGCGCAAGGTGGTGCGCGTGGTCACGCCCGGCACGCTGACCGACAGCGAGCTGCTCTCCGACAAGACCGAGGCCGTGCTCATGGCCGTGCACCCGGGCGCGCGCACCGGTTGCGGCCTGGCCTGGATGTCGGTCACGCAGGGCATCGTGTTTCTCGCGCAGTGCGCCAGCGACGAACTGGCCGACTGGGTGGCACGCGTGTCGCCAGGCGAACTGCTCTACAGCGCCGAGACCACGCCCGCCTTCGAAAAATCCGTGCAGGCCCTGGCGGCACAGAGCGGCAGCAACGGGGGCCGCCTGGTCGCCGTGCTGCGCCCGGCCTGGGCGTTCGATGCCGCCCTGGGCCAACGCAAATTGCTGGAGCAATTGCAGGCCGCCAGCCTGGCCGCGTGGGACGCACAGGACCTGCCCGACGCCCACGCCGCCGCCGCCGCGCTGCTGAGCTATGCCGAACACACCCAGGGCCGCGCGCTCACGCACGTGGCCCGCCTGCAGGTGGCGCGCAGCGGCGAGCGCATCGACCTGCCCCTGAACACGCGCCGCAACCTCGAACTCACGCAGACCCTGCGCGGCGAGACCAGCCCCACGCTGTTCTCGCTGCTGGACGTGTGCTGCACCGGCATGGGCAGCCGCGCGCTGCGCAGTTGGCTGCTCGAGCCCAAGCGCGAGCGCAGCGAGGCGCGCGCGCGCCTGGCCGCCATCGACACGCTGCGCGGCGGCCTGTGGCAGGCGCTGCGCCAGTCGCTCAAGGGTTCGAGCGATGTGGAGCGCATCACCGCGCGCACCGCGCTGCGCCAGGTCAAGCCGCGCGAACTGGTGGGCCTGGGCCAGACGCTGGAGCGCGCACAGCAGCTCGCGCAGCAACTGGGCCAGCAGACAGGGGGCCTGCTGCTGGACAGCATCGCCACCCACCTCACCCCGCCCGAGGGCTGTGCTGCCCTGCTGCGCGACGCCTTGCTGCCCGAGCCGGCCGCGCTGGTGCGCGACGGCGGCGTGATCGCCGATGGCTTTGATGCCGAGCTCGACGAACTGCGCAACATCCAGACCCACAGCGATGCCTTCCTGATCGAGTTGGAACAGCGCGAGCGCGCGCGCACCGGCATCGCCAACCTGCGGGTGCAGTTCAACAAGGTGCACGGCTTCTACATCGAGGTCACGCAGGGCCAGGCCTCCAAGGTGCCCGACGACTACCGCCGCCGCCAGACGCTGAAGAACGCCGAGCGCTTCATCACGCCCGAGTTGAAGGCCTTCGAAGACAAGGCACTCTCCGCGCAGGACCGCGCGCTGGCGCGTGAGAAATGGCTGTACGAGCACCTGCTCGATGAACTACAGGGCTTCATTGCACCGCTCACACAACTCGCACGCGCCATGGCCGAGCTCGACGCGCTGTGCGCGCTCACCGAGCGCGCGCTCACGCTCAACTGGTGCGCGCCGCAGTTCGTGCCCGAGCCCTGCATCGACATCCGCGGTGGGCGCCACCCGGTGGTGGAGGCGCGCCTGAACGAAACCAGCGGCGGCAGCTTCATCGCCAACGACACGGTGCTCGGCCCCAAGCAGCGCATGCAGGTCATCACCGGCCCCAACATGGGCGGCAAGAGCACCTACATGCGCCAGGTGGCAGTGATCGTGCTCCTGGCCAGCATGGGCAGCCACGTGCCGGCCACGGCGTGCCGGCTGGGCCCGATCGACGCGATCCACACCCGCATCGGCGCGGCCGACGACCTGGCCAATGCGCAGTCGACCTTCATGGTGGAGATGACCGAGGCCGCGCAGATCCTCAACGCCGCCACGCCCGAGAGCCTGGTGCTGATGGACGAGATCGGCCGCGGCACCTCCACCTTCGACGGTCTCGCGCTGGCCGGCGGCATTGCCGCGCACCTGCACGAGAAATCGCGCGCCTTCACGCTGTTCGCCACGCACTACTTCGAGCTCACCGAATTCCCGGCCAGCCACCACCACGCGGTGAACGTGCACGTGAGCGCGGTGGAAGCCGGTGGCAGGAACGGCGGTGGCATCGTGTTCCTGCACCAGATCGAACAAGGCCCGGCCAGCCGCAGCTACGGCATCCAGGTGGCGCGCCTGGCCGGCGTGCCCAGCGGCGTGGTGCAACACGCGCGCCACGCGCTGGCGGCCCTGGAAGCGCAAAGCGAAGAAAGCCGCAGCCAGGTGGACCTGTTCGCGCCGCCGCCGGCCACACTGGAGCCCGAAGCGCACCCGCTGCAGGCGGCGATGGCGCAGATCGACCCCGACACCCTGAGCCCGCGCGAAGCGCTGGAACAGCTCTACACCCTCAAGAAGTTGGCCACCTCATCATGA